Proteins from one Aureimonas sp. SA4125 genomic window:
- the treS gene encoding maltose alpha-D-glucosyltransferase, whose protein sequence is MNEHATITPADPTTGPNPQATDWYKDAIIYQLHVKTFADSNGDGIGDFGGLLAHLDYVQQLGVTALWLLPFYPSPLRDDGYDISDYRSINPSYGNMDDFDRLVDEAHKRGMRVIIELVINHTSDQHPWFQAARNAPKGSPERDFYVWADDDKGYDQTRIIFTDTETSNWTYDPVAKQYFWHRFFSHQPDLNFDNPKVMEEVLGAMHFWLDKGVDGLRLDAIPYLVEREGTNNENLPETHVVLKAIRTDLDTHYPDRMLLAEANQWPEDTRPYFGDGDECHMAFHFPLMPRMYMALAQEDRHPITDIMRQTPSIPENCQWAIFLRNHDELTLEMVTAEERDYLWSTYAADTRARINLGIRRRLAPLMGNDRRKIELLNALLMSMPGTPTLYYGDEIGMGDNIYLGDRDGVRTPMQWSADRNGGFSRADPQRLYLPPIQDPIYGFQAVNVEAQSNNPASQLNWTRRLIQVRRTREAFGRGTINFLYPSNRKIIAYTREHGAERILCVANLSSSAQAVELDLSAFIGTAPVEMLGQSLFPTIGQNPYVLSLPAYGFFWFDLTPSADGTTTGGQAPLPMPEFATLVVLKDLKATLNEQNQREIEHVLPEFIGRQRWFAGKTERVGRASFAAIGMPSPEHPRHVLAETMIRTAAGEQRYFLPLSARWGEPHVGANAVNLPFTLMKLRQGPRLGAIIDGTRDPGLVKLFVDMIGKGGDVSMDGGRLEIASSAPWADLIASAANVPVEKIAAISGEQSNTSILVGDEAVLKFYRLLQDGVQPELEVTRFLTDKTDFTGTPALLGSVELVRPDGTRSAIAALFQRVENQGDAWTAVVDGLSRHLRDNAYATQPGADDEDPAVESSLPTQTRIDAGDLVGRRTGEMHAALSTVTGDAAFDPAPIDTAALGRFVDGARASATEALEILKRVRTSAGEAIGEDIDRLLGAESAIHAWFDGFAQLPAAGVMTRIHGDYHLGQLLVSKNDVVILDFEGEPGAPLEERRQKSSPLRDVAGMLRSFDYAAFAALDKAGPSTEATLGKLRDMAESWRDEVSRAFLSAWSEASGIDLAGEETARLLDLFLLQKAFYELKYEAASRPAWLSIPLRGIISLLDKRQVLS, encoded by the coding sequence ATGAACGAGCACGCGACCATCACGCCCGCCGATCCGACCACCGGTCCCAACCCTCAGGCGACCGACTGGTACAAGGACGCGATCATCTACCAGCTGCACGTCAAGACCTTCGCCGATTCCAACGGCGACGGCATCGGCGACTTCGGCGGTCTTCTGGCGCATCTGGACTATGTCCAGCAGCTTGGCGTGACGGCGCTCTGGCTGCTGCCCTTCTACCCCTCGCCGCTGCGCGACGACGGCTACGACATCTCCGATTACCGCTCGATCAATCCGTCCTACGGCAACATGGACGATTTCGACCGGCTTGTCGACGAGGCGCACAAGCGCGGCATGCGGGTCATCATCGAGCTCGTCATCAATCATACCTCCGACCAGCATCCCTGGTTCCAGGCGGCGCGCAATGCGCCGAAGGGAAGCCCCGAGCGCGACTTCTACGTCTGGGCCGACGACGACAAGGGCTACGACCAGACCCGCATCATCTTTACCGATACCGAGACGTCGAACTGGACCTACGACCCGGTCGCCAAGCAGTATTTCTGGCACCGCTTCTTCTCGCACCAGCCCGACCTCAACTTCGACAATCCGAAGGTGATGGAGGAGGTGCTTGGCGCCATGCACTTCTGGCTGGACAAGGGCGTCGACGGACTGCGCCTCGATGCCATCCCCTATCTCGTCGAGCGCGAGGGCACGAACAACGAAAATCTGCCCGAGACGCATGTCGTCCTGAAGGCGATCCGCACCGATCTGGACACGCATTATCCCGACCGCATGCTGCTCGCCGAAGCCAACCAGTGGCCCGAGGATACGCGGCCCTATTTCGGCGATGGCGACGAATGCCACATGGCCTTCCACTTCCCGCTGATGCCGCGCATGTACATGGCGCTGGCCCAGGAAGACCGGCATCCGATCACCGACATCATGCGCCAGACGCCGTCGATTCCGGAGAACTGCCAGTGGGCCATCTTCCTGCGCAACCATGACGAGCTGACGCTCGAAATGGTGACCGCGGAAGAGCGCGACTATCTCTGGTCGACCTATGCCGCCGATACCCGCGCGCGCATCAATCTCGGCATCCGCCGGCGCCTTGCGCCGCTGATGGGCAACGACCGCCGCAAGATCGAGCTCCTCAACGCCCTGCTCATGTCGATGCCGGGCACGCCGACGCTCTATTACGGCGACGAAATCGGCATGGGCGACAACATCTATCTGGGCGACCGCGACGGCGTGCGCACGCCGATGCAGTGGTCGGCCGACCGCAATGGCGGCTTCTCCCGCGCCGATCCGCAGCGGCTTTATCTCCCGCCGATCCAGGATCCGATCTACGGCTTCCAGGCCGTGAACGTCGAGGCGCAGTCGAACAATCCGGCGAGCCAGCTGAACTGGACGCGCCGCCTGATCCAGGTCCGGCGCACCCGCGAGGCTTTCGGACGGGGAACGATCAACTTCCTCTATCCGTCGAACCGCAAGATCATCGCCTATACCCGCGAGCACGGGGCCGAGCGCATTCTCTGCGTCGCCAACCTGTCGAGCTCGGCCCAGGCGGTGGAACTCGACCTCAGCGCCTTCATCGGCACGGCGCCTGTCGAGATGCTCGGGCAGTCGTTGTTCCCAACGATTGGCCAGAATCCCTACGTCCTCTCGCTGCCGGCCTACGGCTTCTTCTGGTTCGACCTGACGCCTTCGGCGGACGGCACGACGACCGGTGGCCAGGCACCGCTGCCGATGCCGGAATTTGCGACGCTTGTCGTCCTGAAGGATCTCAAGGCGACTCTGAACGAGCAGAACCAGCGCGAGATCGAGCACGTCCTGCCGGAGTTCATCGGCCGCCAGCGCTGGTTCGCCGGCAAGACCGAGCGTGTCGGTCGGGCCAGCTTTGCCGCCATCGGCATGCCGTCTCCCGAACATCCGCGTCACGTTCTTGCCGAGACCATGATCCGGACCGCAGCGGGCGAGCAGCGCTACTTCCTGCCGCTCAGCGCGCGTTGGGGCGAACCGCATGTCGGCGCCAACGCGGTCAATCTGCCCTTTACCCTGATGAAGCTGCGGCAGGGACCGCGGCTCGGCGCCATCATCGACGGCACCCGCGATCCCGGTCTCGTCAAGTTGTTCGTCGACATGATCGGAAAGGGTGGCGATGTCTCCATGGATGGCGGGCGTCTCGAAATCGCCTCCTCCGCTCCCTGGGCCGATCTGATTGCCAGCGCGGCGAATGTGCCGGTCGAGAAGATCGCGGCGATTTCCGGCGAGCAGTCGAACACGTCGATTCTCGTCGGCGACGAGGCGGTGCTGAAATTCTACCGGCTGCTGCAGGATGGCGTTCAGCCGGAACTCGAAGTGACGCGTTTCCTGACGGACAAGACCGATTTCACGGGAACGCCGGCCTTGCTGGGCTCCGTCGAGCTGGTCAGGCCGGATGGCACGCGCTCGGCCATTGCCGCGCTGTTCCAAAGGGTCGAAAACCAGGGCGATGCCTGGACGGCGGTGGTCGACGGCCTGTCGCGGCATCTGCGCGACAACGCCTATGCGACGCAGCCCGGTGCCGATGACGAGGATCCGGCGGTCGAGTCGAGCCTGCCGACCCAGACCCGCATCGATGCCGGCGATCTCGTCGGACGGCGCACGGGCGAGATGCACGCGGCCCTGTCGACGGTCACGGGCGATGCCGCCTTCGATCCCGCGCCCATCGACACGGCGGCCCTGGGGCGCTTCGTCGACGGCGCGCGCGCCAGTGCGACGGAGGCCCTTGAGATCCTGAAGCGAGTCAGAACGTCGGCGGGCGAGGCGATCGGCGAGGACATCGACAGGCTCCTCGGCGCCGAAAGCGCGATCCACGCCTGGTTCGACGGGTTCGCCCAGCTTCCCGCCGCGGGCGTGATGACGCGAATCCACGGGGACTACCATCTCGGCCAGCTTCTGGTGTCCAAGAACGACGTCGTCATCCTCGACTTCGAGGGCGAGCCCGGCGCGCCGCTGGAGGAGCGCCGGCAGAAGTCGTCGCCGCTGCGCGACGTCGCGGGCATGTTGCGTTCGTTCGACTATGCCGCCTTTGCGGCTCTCGACAAGGCGGGCCCCTCGACCGAGGCGACGCTCGGCAAGCTCAGGGACATGGCTGAAAGCTGGCGCGACGAGGTCAGCCGCGCCTTCCTCTCGGCCTGGAGCGAGGCGTCGGGCATCGATCTTGCCGGCGAGGAGACGGCGCGCCTCCTCGATCTCTTCCTGCTGCAGAAGGCATTCTACGAGCTGAAGTACGAGGCGGCCTCGCGTCCGGCGTGGCTGTCGATTCCTCTCAGGGGAATCATTTCCCTCCTCGACAAGCGACAGGTTCTTTCATGA
- a CDS encoding alpha-1,4-glucan--maltose-1-phosphate maltosyltransferase — MADAIEATRKPKRVPLKTNQADVEARLQALAASRVVIEGVAPEIDGGRFAVKRLEGEPLIVEADIYCDGHEVLGAAVVYGPAGAAENEMPLTFVENDRWSGEISFATPGPHRFSIIAWRDLSATWRYEAVKKKTAGLDITLELIEGRNLLDAATASGRGGRDDQKALKALVQKLDRLKSKGDGEGQYALLMDAETVRILEATGDRTNLTRYATDVPVWVDREAAGFSAWYELMPRSQSGDPMRHGTFDDVIKRLPDIEEMGFDVLYFPPIHPIGKTNRKGKNNTLTPGPDDPGSPYAIGSAEGGHDALHPELGTFEDFARLVGKAREHGMEIAIDFAIQCAPDHPWIKQHPEWFDWRPDGSIKFAENPPKKYEDIVNVHFYRGAIPSLWYELRDIVLFWIEKGVRIFRVDNPHTKPFPFWEWMIAEVRRTEPGAIFLAEAFTRPKPMKRLAKVGYNQSYSYFTWRNLKGELTEYLTELTQEECAEYMRPNFFVNTPDINPRFLQTSGRPGFQIRLALAATLGGNYGVYSGFELCEYLPVQGKEEYLNSEKYEIRAFDWKAPGNIRDDIAFFNRIRRDEPAMRNFRDLAFYNIWNDNLLCYGKRTPDRSSFLLFIVSLDPFAGQGGSFEVPFWELGLPDDGSVKAENLVTGESFVWRGKIQHWWIDPSVLPYAAFRLSI; from the coding sequence ATGGCTGATGCCATCGAAGCGACCCGCAAGCCCAAGCGAGTTCCTCTCAAAACCAACCAGGCGGATGTGGAAGCGCGTTTGCAGGCATTGGCTGCCTCTCGCGTCGTCATCGAGGGAGTCGCGCCGGAGATCGATGGCGGTCGCTTTGCCGTCAAGCGCCTGGAAGGCGAGCCGCTGATCGTCGAGGCGGACATCTATTGCGACGGCCACGAGGTGCTGGGTGCCGCGGTCGTCTATGGACCTGCGGGCGCGGCAGAAAACGAAATGCCGCTGACCTTCGTCGAGAACGATCGATGGAGCGGCGAGATTTCGTTCGCGACCCCGGGTCCCCACCGTTTCTCGATCATCGCCTGGCGCGACCTGTCCGCGACATGGCGATACGAGGCGGTGAAGAAGAAGACCGCCGGTCTCGACATCACCCTCGAGCTCATCGAGGGACGCAATCTTCTCGACGCCGCCACCGCTTCCGGGCGGGGTGGCAGAGACGATCAGAAGGCGCTGAAGGCGCTCGTCCAGAAGCTCGACCGTCTGAAGTCCAAGGGAGACGGCGAAGGGCAGTATGCGCTGCTGATGGATGCCGAGACCGTCCGCATCCTTGAGGCGACGGGCGACCGGACGAACCTGACCCGGTATGCCACTGACGTACCCGTGTGGGTCGACCGCGAGGCCGCCGGGTTCAGCGCCTGGTATGAGTTGATGCCACGCTCGCAGTCCGGCGATCCCATGCGCCACGGCACGTTCGACGACGTCATCAAGCGTCTTCCCGACATCGAGGAGATGGGTTTCGACGTCCTCTACTTTCCGCCGATTCACCCGATCGGCAAGACCAATCGCAAGGGCAAGAACAATACGCTGACGCCGGGTCCCGACGATCCGGGCAGCCCCTATGCCATCGGCTCGGCCGAGGGCGGCCACGACGCGCTCCATCCCGAACTTGGCACTTTCGAGGATTTCGCCCGGCTTGTCGGCAAGGCGCGCGAGCACGGGATGGAGATCGCCATCGATTTCGCCATCCAGTGCGCGCCCGATCATCCCTGGATCAAGCAGCATCCGGAATGGTTCGACTGGCGGCCCGACGGCTCGATCAAGTTCGCCGAGAACCCGCCGAAGAAGTACGAGGACATCGTCAACGTCCACTTCTACCGCGGCGCGATTCCCTCGCTCTGGTACGAACTGCGCGACATCGTGCTGTTCTGGATCGAAAAGGGCGTGCGCATCTTCCGCGTCGACAATCCGCACACCAAGCCTTTTCCCTTCTGGGAGTGGATGATCGCCGAAGTGCGCCGGACGGAGCCTGGTGCGATCTTCCTCGCCGAGGCCTTCACCCGGCCGAAGCCGATGAAGCGGCTGGCGAAGGTCGGCTACAACCAGTCCTATTCCTACTTCACCTGGCGGAATTTGAAGGGGGAGCTGACGGAGTATCTGACCGAACTCACGCAGGAAGAATGCGCCGAGTACATGCGGCCGAACTTCTTCGTCAACACGCCCGACATCAACCCGCGCTTCCTGCAGACCTCGGGCCGCCCCGGCTTCCAGATCCGGCTCGCGCTGGCGGCGACCCTTGGTGGCAATTACGGCGTCTATTCCGGATTCGAGCTCTGCGAATACCTGCCCGTTCAGGGCAAGGAGGAGTATCTCAACTCCGAGAAATACGAGATCCGCGCCTTCGACTGGAAGGCGCCCGGCAATATTCGGGACGATATCGCCTTCTTCAATAGGATCCGCCGCGACGAGCCGGCGATGCGCAATTTTCGCGATCTCGCCTTCTACAATATCTGGAACGACAATCTCCTTTGCTATGGCAAGCGCACGCCCGACCGGTCGAGCTTCCTCCTCTTCATCGTCTCGCTCGATCCCTTCGCGGGACAGGGCGGCAGCTTCGAGGTGCCGTTCTGGGAACTTGGACTTCCGGACGACGGTTCGGTGAAGGCGGAAAATCTCGTGACCGGCGAGAGCTTCGTCTGGCGGGGCAAGATCCAGCATTGGTGGATCGATCCGTCCGTCCTACCCTATGCCGCCTTCAGGCTGTCGATCTGA
- a CDS encoding fumarylacetoacetate hydrolase family protein has product MRLVRFGEPGAEKPGMIDADHVLRDLSGEIDDIAGDHLSRAGIARIRALDPKSLPKADPSRRLGPCVGRVGNFIAVGLNYADHAAETGAELPTEPVLFNKATSSIVGPHDDVIIPPGSTKLDWEVEIAIVIGESAFNVSEADALDHVAGFCLCNDVSERAWQKERGGQWMKGKSAPTFGPLGPWLVTTDAIADVQAIDLWLDVSGTRMQAGSTSTMIFPVRTLVAYISQFIALQPGDVITTGTPAGVGAGMKPPRWLQAGDIISLGGTHLGEQRLNVKAHSA; this is encoded by the coding sequence ATGAGACTGGTGCGATTTGGCGAGCCGGGCGCGGAGAAGCCGGGAATGATCGATGCCGATCACGTCCTGCGCGACCTTTCCGGAGAGATCGACGACATCGCCGGAGACCACCTGTCGCGGGCCGGCATCGCGCGCATCCGCGCGCTTGATCCCAAGAGCCTGCCGAAGGCGGACCCCTCGCGGCGGCTGGGGCCCTGCGTCGGGCGCGTCGGCAACTTCATCGCGGTCGGACTGAACTATGCCGATCATGCGGCCGAAACCGGCGCCGAGCTGCCGACGGAACCGGTGCTGTTCAACAAGGCGACTTCGTCGATCGTCGGGCCGCATGACGACGTGATCATTCCGCCGGGCTCGACGAAGCTTGACTGGGAAGTCGAGATCGCGATCGTCATCGGCGAGAGCGCCTTCAATGTTTCGGAAGCCGACGCGCTCGATCATGTCGCCGGCTTTTGCCTATGCAACGACGTCTCCGAACGTGCCTGGCAGAAGGAGCGGGGCGGCCAGTGGATGAAGGGCAAGAGCGCGCCGACCTTCGGACCGCTGGGGCCATGGCTCGTGACGACCGACGCGATCGCGGACGTCCAGGCGATCGATCTCTGGCTCGACGTGTCGGGTACCCGGATGCAGGCGGGCTCGACGTCGACGATGATCTTCCCGGTGCGGACGCTCGTCGCCTATATCTCGCAGTTCATCGCTCTCCAGCCGGGCGACGTCATCACCACGGGCACGCCGGCGGGCGTCGGCGCAGGGATGAAGCCGCCGCGCTGGCTACAGGCGGGAGACATCATTTCGCTCGGCGGAACGCATCTCGGCGAGCAGCGTCTGAATGTGAAGGCTCATTCCGCCTGA
- a CDS encoding LuxR C-terminal-related transcriptional regulator, with translation MSVVKTDEFAQLPEIATLYHAKRALKRICEANELAGFALLTVKLDGGAVSFEMVTSNWTDDPVAALDHLVETDRQAKAQLLGAIAPFRLAAEQQVSGLDKAVFLPLFCERARGAMLVAPKGKMPSIESYGELHLYTLYLFARLTGLLQPRTVTTSLAPREIECLRWSAAGKTSSEIAGIIGVSENTVNSYLSSAAQKMNAVNRVQTVAHAIRLGLLG, from the coding sequence ATGTCGGTAGTGAAGACCGACGAGTTTGCGCAGTTGCCCGAGATCGCGACGCTGTACCATGCCAAGCGGGCGCTGAAGCGGATCTGCGAGGCGAACGAGCTTGCAGGTTTCGCCCTGCTGACGGTGAAACTGGACGGGGGGGCAGTCTCGTTCGAGATGGTGACGTCGAACTGGACGGACGATCCGGTTGCGGCGCTCGACCACCTCGTCGAAACCGATCGTCAGGCCAAGGCGCAGCTTCTGGGCGCGATCGCGCCGTTCCGGCTCGCGGCAGAGCAGCAGGTCTCCGGCCTGGACAAGGCGGTCTTCCTGCCCCTGTTCTGCGAGCGCGCCCGCGGTGCGATGCTGGTCGCCCCGAAGGGCAAGATGCCCTCCATCGAATCCTACGGCGAGCTGCATCTCTACACGCTCTATCTCTTCGCGCGGCTGACGGGCCTGCTCCAGCCCCGCACGGTCACCACCTCGCTGGCGCCGCGAGAGATCGAGTGCCTGCGCTGGAGTGCCGCCGGGAAGACATCGTCGGAGATCGCGGGCATCATCGGCGTCTCCGAGAACACGGTGAACTCCTATCTGAGCTCCGCCGCGCAGAAGATGAACGCGGTCAACCGCGTGCAGACCGTCGCCCACGCCATCCGCCTCGGCCTGCTCGGCTGA
- the guaD gene encoding guanine deaminase, whose amino-acid sequence MIDPPSRRTALRGRLVSFDADPALSAHAVRFIEDGIVVAQNGVITEVGEAAPILKRLAGDVAVVDHRPHLIIPGFIDPHLHMPQTQVIGSYGAELLEWLAKYTFPEESRYGDPEIAHEASVFLIDELLRCGTTTAAVYCTSHPASVDAFFAEADRRKLRMIAGKVMMDRNAPPALLDTAESGYLQSKALIERWHGKGRLAYAITPRFAPTSSEAQLTATGVLAAEYPELHIQTHLSENHAELAFVRELFPWSKDYTEVYERHGLVREKALFGHCLHLSDRERNALGKADASAIFCPTSNLFLGSGLFDLAAMRGAGIRIGLATDIGGGTSYSMLQTAAEAYKVLALNGQTLTADDAFHMMTAGNAHALGLETRIGRLAPGFDADMVVLDSAATPALRRRMARAGTLSEELFVLMTMGDDRSIVATYAAGRRVHERHGAGVPGLAPREEAGRAPASPSGERQSAQ is encoded by the coding sequence ATGATCGATCCCCCTTCGCGCAGGACCGCACTGCGCGGCCGCCTCGTATCCTTCGACGCAGACCCGGCCCTCAGCGCCCATGCCGTGCGCTTCATCGAGGACGGCATCGTCGTCGCCCAGAACGGCGTGATCACCGAGGTCGGCGAGGCCGCGCCGATCCTGAAGCGGCTGGCGGGCGACGTCGCCGTCGTCGACCATCGCCCGCATCTGATCATACCGGGCTTCATCGACCCGCATCTCCACATGCCGCAGACGCAGGTGATCGGCTCCTACGGGGCCGAGCTGTTGGAATGGCTGGCGAAATACACCTTTCCCGAGGAGAGCCGCTATGGCGATCCCGAGATCGCGCACGAGGCCTCGGTCTTCCTGATCGATGAACTCCTGCGCTGCGGCACGACGACGGCCGCGGTCTACTGCACGTCGCATCCCGCCAGCGTCGACGCCTTCTTCGCCGAAGCGGACCGGCGCAAGCTCCGCATGATCGCCGGCAAGGTGATGATGGACCGCAACGCGCCGCCCGCGCTCCTCGATACGGCCGAGAGCGGCTATCTCCAGTCGAAGGCGCTGATCGAGCGCTGGCACGGCAAGGGGCGTCTTGCCTACGCCATCACGCCGCGCTTTGCGCCGACCTCCAGCGAGGCGCAGCTGACCGCGACGGGGGTTCTCGCCGCGGAGTATCCGGAGCTCCACATCCAGACGCATCTTTCCGAGAATCATGCCGAGCTCGCCTTCGTGCGCGAGCTGTTCCCCTGGTCGAAGGACTATACGGAGGTCTACGAACGGCATGGGCTCGTCCGCGAGAAGGCGCTGTTCGGCCACTGCCTCCATCTCAGCGATCGCGAACGAAACGCTCTCGGGAAGGCAGATGCCTCCGCGATCTTCTGCCCGACGTCGAACCTCTTTCTCGGCTCGGGGCTTTTCGATCTCGCCGCGATGCGCGGCGCCGGCATCCGGATCGGCCTTGCCACCGACATCGGCGGCGGCACCAGCTACTCGATGCTGCAGACGGCGGCCGAAGCCTACAAGGTGCTGGCGCTGAACGGCCAGACGCTGACGGCTGACGACGCCTTCCACATGATGACGGCCGGCAATGCGCATGCGCTCGGGCTGGAGACGCGGATCGGCCGGCTTGCCCCGGGCTTCGACGCCGATATGGTGGTTCTCGACTCGGCCGCGACGCCGGCCTTGCGGCGGCGCATGGCCCGCGCCGGGACGCTGTCGGAAGAGCTGTTCGTACTGATGACGATGGGGGACGACCGCTCCATCGTGGCGACCTATGCCGCCGGGCGCCGGGTGCACGAGCGACACGGGGCCGGGGTTCCGGGTCTTGCGCCCCGTGAAGAAGCGGGCCGTGCGCCTGCGTCTCCGTCGGGCGAGCGGCAGTCGGCCCAGTAA
- a CDS encoding urate hydroxylase PuuD, with translation MAPYVTEWLSFAVRWVHVVTAMAWIGSSFYFIALDLGLRKSRVLPPGVGGEAWQVHGGGFYHVQKYMVAPPDMPEDLTWFKWESYSTWLSGAALLFLVYYLGADLYLIDPERADLPVWGASAIGIAGLALGWVVYDLLCKSPLKKNDTALLAALFVYVVLASYLFAQVFSGRGAMLHTGAMIATIMTANVFRLIIPNQRIVVADLKAGRTPPAHLGAEAKQRSLHNNYLTLPVVFLMLSNHYPLAFATQWNWAIAGLVLLMGAVIRHFFNTLHRTHRKLWWCWGVAGVLFAAVITLSGAPGWRVAPAEAASRQGKGDPQAALLASVHFAEATGIVQARCAMCHAREPLWPGLVIAPKNVLLESEDDILHNVSLIEVQAVRSHAMPPGNITGLEPGERRLLSAWIRSGDGVYRP, from the coding sequence ATGGCCCCCTATGTCACCGAATGGCTCTCCTTCGCCGTCCGCTGGGTGCATGTCGTCACCGCCATGGCCTGGATCGGCTCCTCCTTCTACTTCATCGCCCTCGATCTCGGCCTTCGCAAGTCACGGGTCCTGCCGCCGGGCGTCGGCGGGGAGGCGTGGCAGGTGCATGGCGGCGGCTTCTACCACGTCCAGAAGTACATGGTCGCCCCGCCCGACATGCCGGAGGATCTCACCTGGTTCAAATGGGAGAGCTACTCGACCTGGCTGTCGGGCGCGGCGCTGCTCTTCCTCGTCTACTATCTCGGCGCCGATCTCTATCTGATCGACCCCGAGCGCGCCGATCTGCCGGTCTGGGGCGCATCGGCGATCGGCATTGCCGGCCTCGCGCTCGGCTGGGTCGTCTACGATCTCCTGTGCAAGTCGCCGCTGAAGAAGAACGACACGGCGCTGCTGGCCGCGCTCTTCGTCTATGTCGTTCTCGCCTCCTATCTCTTCGCGCAGGTGTTTTCGGGGCGCGGGGCGATGCTGCACACCGGCGCGATGATCGCGACGATCATGACGGCGAACGTCTTCCGGCTGATCATCCCGAACCAGCGGATCGTCGTCGCCGACCTCAAGGCGGGGCGCACGCCCCCGGCCCATCTCGGCGCCGAGGCCAAGCAGCGTTCGCTGCACAACAATTACCTGACGCTCCCGGTCGTCTTCCTGATGTTGTCGAACCACTATCCGCTGGCGTTTGCGACGCAGTGGAACTGGGCGATCGCCGGGCTGGTGCTGCTGATGGGCGCCGTCATCCGGCACTTCTTCAACACGCTGCACCGCACGCACCGGAAACTCTGGTGGTGCTGGGGCGTGGCGGGCGTGCTGTTTGCCGCCGTCATCACTCTGTCGGGCGCGCCGGGCTGGCGCGTCGCGCCGGCGGAAGCGGCTTCGCGGCAGGGCAAGGGCGACCCGCAGGCGGCCCTTCTGGCCTCGGTGCACTTTGCCGAGGCGACGGGGATCGTGCAGGCCCGTTGCGCCATGTGCCATGCCCGCGAGCCGCTCTGGCCGGGTCTCGTCATTGCCCCGAAGAACGTCCTCCTGGAGAGCGAGGACGACATCCTCCACAACGTCTCCCTGATCGAGGTCCAGGCCGTGCGCAGCCACGCGATGCCACCCGGAAACATCACCGGTCTCGAACCCGGCGAGCGCCGTCTTCTCTCTGCCTGGATCCGGTCCGGCGACGGAGTCTATCGGCCGTGA
- a CDS encoding BMP family ABC transporter substrate-binding protein, giving the protein MTVMTRRQLLAGGASLLVLASLPGFAFAQEAKKETVKAAFVYVGPVGDFGWTYAHDQGRKYAMEKLGAKVETSFVENVAEGPDAERVIRQLAQDGNDIIFTTSFGFMQPTAKVAKQFPDVKFEHATGFTTAPNMGIYNSRFYEGRAVLGTIAAMMSKTGKGGYVASFPIPEVVMGINAFTLAARKINPDFETQVVWVNSWYDPAKEADAAKALMDQGADIITQHTDSPGPLQAAEQRGAIAFGQAWDMQSFAPNAHMTAIVDQWGPYYTQTLQSVLDGTWKAGDVWHGMKEDFVQMSPFNPKMPEDVKAAAQKIVDDTKTGTFQIFTGPINDQSGAEKIPAGTVIPDGDLLKMDWYVEGVKS; this is encoded by the coding sequence ATGACCGTCATGACCCGCCGCCAACTGCTCGCCGGAGGCGCTTCCCTCCTGGTCCTCGCCAGCCTGCCGGGCTTTGCCTTCGCCCAGGAAGCCAAGAAGGAGACCGTCAAGGCGGCCTTCGTCTATGTCGGCCCGGTCGGCGATTTCGGCTGGACCTATGCCCACGACCAGGGCCGCAAATACGCCATGGAAAAGCTCGGCGCCAAGGTCGAGACGAGTTTCGTCGAGAACGTCGCCGAGGGGCCGGACGCCGAGCGCGTCATCCGCCAGCTGGCGCAGGACGGCAACGACATCATCTTCACCACCTCCTTCGGCTTCATGCAGCCGACCGCCAAGGTCGCCAAGCAGTTCCCGGACGTGAAGTTCGAGCATGCGACCGGCTTCACCACCGCCCCGAACATGGGCATCTATAACTCCCGCTTCTACGAGGGCCGCGCTGTCCTCGGCACCATTGCGGCGATGATGTCGAAGACCGGCAAGGGCGGCTATGTCGCCTCCTTCCCGATCCCGGAAGTCGTGATGGGCATCAACGCCTTCACGCTGGCCGCGCGCAAGATCAACCCCGACTTCGAGACGCAGGTCGTCTGGGTCAATTCCTGGTACGATCCGGCCAAGGAGGCGGATGCCGCCAAGGCGCTGATGGACCAGGGCGCCGACATCATCACCCAGCACACCGACTCGCCGGGGCCCCTGCAGGCCGCCGAGCAGCGCGGCGCCATCGCCTTCGGCCAGGCCTGGGACATGCAGAGCTTCGCCCCGAACGCCCACATGACGGCGATCGTCGATCAGTGGGGCCCGTACTACACGCAGACGCTCCAGTCGGTGCTCGACGGTACCTGGAAGGCCGGCGACGTCTGGCACGGCATGAAGGAAGACTTCGTCCAGATGTCACCCTTCAACCCGAAGATGCCCGAGGACGTGAAGGCCGCCGCCCAGAAGATCGTCGACGATACCAAGACCGGCACTTTCCAGATCTTCACCGGGCCGATCAACGACCAGTCGGGCGCCGAGAAGATCCCGGCCGGCACGGTCATTCCGGACGGCGACCTGCTGAAGATGGACTGGTATGTCGAGGGCGTGAAGTCTTGA